The Sphingobium aromaticiconvertens genome has a segment encoding these proteins:
- a CDS encoding M20/M25/M40 family metallo-hydrolase: MTLRFLTVALGLIALPASAQTIAPKQLEQSVRTLASDLFEGRAPGTAGEERTIGYLVGRFEALGLEPGGPDGQWVQPVPLLHTRLGEAQTLAVAQGGAATPWTVGNQVYLSTLQPKDKVAVDKAPMVFVGYGVSAPERGWDDYKGVDLKSKVAVFLINDPDFEAVKGEDAVGKFGGRAMTYYGRWTYKFEEAARRGAVAALIVHDTPGAGYGWNVVVSPGGENYDLVRAPDKVTSLAVQGWIEGGAATALFAGAGQDLAALRKQARSKSFRPVDLKGATFSAAFPVRQEVVRSANVLARIPGAKRPDETVMYGAHWDAYGKGAPDAQGRVYRAGANDDALGIAGLFEIARAFKAGPAPDRSIVFAAWTAEERGLLGSEHYAVNPVYPLDKTVANLAIDILQTAGKAKDVILVGKGQGTLEDDLTQAAAAQGRVVTQESLPERGLFYRADHFSMAKRGVPVLLLMGIAGASDLVEGGRAAGQAWVDSYTGKCYHQACDAWGPDWKLDGAAQDIDLMLAIGRDLATSSHWPEWKAGSEFKAIRDKSAAVRK; encoded by the coding sequence ATGACATTGCGCTTTCTGACCGTGGCCCTTGGCCTCATTGCCCTTCCCGCATCCGCTCAGACGATCGCGCCAAAACAGCTTGAACAATCGGTCCGCACCCTCGCCTCCGACCTGTTCGAAGGGCGCGCGCCCGGCACGGCGGGGGAGGAGCGGACGATCGGCTATCTGGTCGGCCGGTTCGAGGCGCTGGGGCTGGAGCCGGGCGGCCCGGATGGCCAGTGGGTCCAGCCCGTGCCGCTGCTCCACACCCGGCTTGGCGAGGCACAGACGCTGGCCGTGGCGCAGGGCGGCGCCGCGACCCCCTGGACCGTGGGGAACCAGGTCTATCTTTCCACCCTGCAACCCAAGGACAAGGTGGCGGTCGACAAGGCGCCGATGGTCTTCGTCGGCTATGGCGTGTCCGCGCCCGAACGCGGATGGGATGATTATAAGGGCGTGGACCTGAAGAGTAAGGTGGCCGTCTTCCTCATCAACGACCCGGATTTCGAGGCGGTGAAGGGCGAAGATGCGGTGGGCAAGTTCGGTGGCCGGGCGATGACCTATTATGGCCGCTGGACCTACAAGTTCGAGGAAGCCGCGCGGCGCGGTGCCGTTGCGGCGTTGATCGTCCATGACACGCCGGGGGCAGGCTATGGCTGGAATGTCGTCGTCAGCCCCGGTGGCGAGAATTACGACCTCGTCCGTGCGCCCGACAAGGTGACGAGCCTGGCGGTACAGGGCTGGATCGAGGGCGGTGCCGCCACCGCCTTGTTCGCGGGTGCGGGGCAGGATCTCGCCGCGCTTCGCAAGCAGGCCCGCTCAAAGAGCTTCCGCCCCGTAGACCTGAAAGGCGCGACTTTTTCCGCCGCCTTCCCGGTTCGCCAAGAAGTCGTCCGCAGCGCCAATGTCCTCGCCCGTATTCCCGGCGCGAAACGCCCGGACGAAACGGTGATGTATGGCGCGCACTGGGACGCCTATGGCAAGGGCGCGCCAGACGCGCAGGGCCGCGTCTATCGCGCGGGCGCCAATGACGACGCGCTGGGCATTGCCGGGCTGTTCGAGATCGCCCGCGCCTTCAAGGCTGGGCCAGCGCCCGACCGCAGCATCGTCTTCGCCGCCTGGACCGCCGAGGAGCGCGGCCTGCTGGGGTCCGAACATTATGCGGTGAACCCGGTCTATCCGCTCGACAAGACCGTCGCCAATCTGGCCATCGATATATTGCAGACGGCGGGCAAGGCGAAGGATGTGATCTTGGTCGGCAAGGGGCAGGGCACGCTGGAGGATGACCTGACCCAAGCCGCCGCCGCGCAGGGCCGGGTGGTGACGCAGGAAAGCCTGCCCGAACGCGGCCTTTTTTACCGCGCCGACCATTTTTCCATGGCCAAGCGCGGCGTGCCGGTGCTCCTGCTGATGGGCATTGCCGGGGCATCCGATCTGGTCGAGGGTGGCCGTGCGGCGGGGCAGGCCTGGGTCGATTCCTATACCGGCAAATGCTATCATCAGGCCTGCGACGCCTGGGGACCGGACTGGAAGCTGGATGGCGCGGCACAGGATATCGACCTGATGCTCGCGATCGGGCGCGATCTCGCCACCTCCAGCCACTGGCCGGAGTGGAAGGCCGGATCGGAGTTCAAGGCCATTCGCGACAAGAGCGCCGCGGTCCGTAAATAG
- a CDS encoding acyl-[ACP]--phospholipid O-acyltransferase — protein sequence MMSAPDLSLLGKRRFAPLFVVQFLGAFNDNLLKFALLFLANFGLYHAQPDKAEMLATIATGLFILPYFLFSALAGQVADAWDKAKLVRAVKAAEVVIMGIALTGFWLQSVPMLLSCLFLMGLHSTLFGPVKFSILPQHLGPQEIMGGTGLIEAGTFIAILSGQLLAGVIPPWEAGVVAICLATLGFLISLAVPPAPTVVPGLKIERNIFKSTWHILKAARHGRGVWLSILGISWFFAIGAVLLAEFAPLVSGVLQAKQEVATFFLLIFSLSVALGSLLVNRLLGGAVSARFVPVSALALASFMIDLWLSTTAYVPTRTGAGIADFVGSAGSWRIMVDLFGIAFAGGMFIVPLYAILQTHSPREERSRTIAANNIVNAAITVVVVVIVTLMLARGESVPGVIGVMGFATLSIALISCWLLPETVIKSIVRGLLRLCYRVEVSGAENMPQVGEPAVVVVNHVSFLDGLLLAAFLPGKPTFAVHTSIARAWWIKPFLALFDAFPVDPTNPMSAKAMVKAVREGRTLVIFPEGRITVTGALMKVFDGPGMVADKADAPIIPVRIDGAQFTAFSRLRGKVRLRRFPKIRLTILPPRRFAIEGEMTARARRAIAGRRLYDEMSQMMFATSDTDQTLFQALLEAKHVHGPKAPVVEDVKREPLNYARLVTGALVLGRALTRSTRQGEAVGVLLPNVSAVVATFFALQSTGRVPAMLNYTAGLANLKAACTAAQVRTIITARAFVEQAKLGDIVTALEAEGITILWLEDLAATIGTGAKLRGLIASRFAARSHARLRIGPDAPAVILFTSGSEGLPKGVVLTHRNLLSNCRQLAARIDFNSADVVLNALPVFHSFGLTGGTLLPIFHGVKTLLYPSPLHYRIVPALAYDANATILFGTDTFLSGYARMAHGYDFYSLRYIFAGAERVRDETRKAYAEKFGLRILEGYGATEAGPVIAVNTPMHFRAGSVGRLLPGVEAWLDEVPGIAEGGRLSIRGPNIMAGYMKADAPGLLQPPSEGWHDTGDIVTIDDQGFVTIRGRAKRFAKIGGEMISLPAVEGYAATLWPDADHAVVTRPDPRKGEQLVLFTTCKDAKANALHVWGKANGVTELAIPREIRVLDALPLLGTGKIDYATMTEQATA from the coding sequence ATGATGTCCGCACCTGATCTTTCGCTGCTTGGCAAACGCCGCTTCGCGCCGCTGTTCGTGGTGCAGTTTCTGGGCGCCTTCAACGACAATCTGCTGAAGTTCGCGCTGCTGTTCCTTGCCAATTTCGGCCTCTATCATGCGCAGCCCGACAAGGCGGAAATGCTGGCGACGATCGCCACCGGGCTGTTCATCCTCCCCTATTTTCTCTTCTCCGCGCTGGCCGGACAGGTGGCCGACGCCTGGGACAAGGCCAAGCTGGTTCGCGCGGTAAAGGCGGCCGAAGTCGTCATCATGGGGATCGCCCTCACCGGCTTCTGGCTGCAATCCGTGCCAATGCTGCTGTCCTGCCTGTTCCTGATGGGGCTGCATTCCACCCTCTTTGGTCCGGTCAAATTCTCCATCCTGCCCCAACATCTGGGACCGCAGGAGATTATGGGCGGCACCGGCCTCATAGAAGCGGGCACCTTCATCGCGATACTGAGCGGCCAGTTGCTGGCGGGCGTCATCCCGCCATGGGAGGCAGGCGTCGTCGCCATCTGCCTGGCAACACTGGGCTTCCTCATCAGCCTGGCCGTGCCGCCAGCCCCCACGGTCGTTCCCGGCCTGAAGATCGAACGCAATATCTTCAAAAGCACATGGCACATATTGAAGGCCGCGCGCCACGGTCGGGGCGTGTGGCTGTCCATCCTGGGCATAAGCTGGTTCTTCGCGATCGGCGCGGTCCTGCTGGCCGAATTTGCGCCCTTGGTGAGCGGTGTTCTGCAAGCAAAGCAGGAAGTCGCCACCTTCTTCCTGCTGATCTTCTCGCTCAGCGTCGCGCTCGGTTCGCTACTGGTGAACCGGCTGCTGGGCGGCGCGGTGTCGGCGCGCTTCGTGCCGGTTTCCGCGCTGGCGCTGGCGAGCTTCATGATCGACCTGTGGCTCTCCACCACAGCCTATGTGCCGACGCGGACGGGCGCGGGCATTGCCGATTTCGTGGGGTCCGCCGGTAGCTGGCGGATCATGGTCGACCTGTTCGGCATCGCCTTTGCCGGCGGCATGTTCATCGTGCCGCTCTATGCCATCCTGCAAACGCACAGCCCGCGTGAGGAACGCTCGCGCACCATCGCGGCGAATAACATCGTCAACGCGGCGATCACGGTGGTGGTCGTCGTCATCGTCACGCTGATGCTGGCGCGCGGGGAAAGCGTGCCTGGCGTCATCGGCGTCATGGGTTTTGCGACCCTGTCGATCGCGCTCATTTCCTGCTGGCTGCTGCCCGAAACAGTCATCAAATCCATCGTGCGCGGCCTGCTGCGCCTCTGCTACCGGGTCGAAGTGAGCGGGGCTGAAAATATGCCGCAGGTCGGCGAACCCGCCGTCGTGGTGGTGAACCATGTCTCCTTTCTCGACGGCCTGCTGTTGGCCGCCTTCCTGCCCGGCAAGCCGACCTTTGCGGTCCACACCAGCATTGCTCGCGCCTGGTGGATAAAGCCCTTCCTCGCTCTGTTCGACGCCTTCCCGGTCGATCCCACCAACCCGATGTCGGCCAAGGCAATGGTGAAGGCGGTGCGTGAAGGCCGAACATTGGTGATCTTCCCCGAAGGCCGCATCACCGTCACCGGCGCACTCATGAAAGTGTTCGACGGTCCCGGCATGGTCGCGGACAAGGCCGATGCGCCGATCATCCCGGTGCGGATCGACGGCGCCCAGTTCACCGCCTTCTCCCGCCTGCGCGGCAAGGTGCGCCTGCGCCGCTTCCCCAAGATCAGACTGACCATCCTCCCCCCGCGCCGTTTCGCCATAGAGGGCGAGATGACCGCCCGCGCGCGTCGCGCCATCGCCGGTCGCCGCCTCTATGACGAGATGAGCCAGATGATGTTCGCCACGTCGGACACGGACCAGACGCTGTTCCAGGCGCTGCTGGAGGCAAAACATGTTCATGGGCCAAAGGCGCCGGTCGTCGAGGATGTGAAGCGCGAGCCGCTAAATTATGCCCGGCTCGTCACCGGCGCGTTGGTGCTGGGCCGCGCGCTCACCCGTTCGACACGGCAGGGGGAGGCAGTCGGCGTACTTCTGCCCAATGTCTCGGCCGTGGTGGCGACCTTCTTCGCGCTCCAGTCGACCGGGCGCGTGCCCGCCATGCTGAACTATACCGCTGGCCTCGCCAATCTGAAGGCCGCCTGCACCGCCGCGCAGGTCCGCACCATCATCACCGCCCGCGCCTTTGTGGAACAGGCGAAGCTGGGCGATATCGTGACCGCATTGGAGGCCGAAGGGATCACGATCCTCTGGCTGGAAGATCTGGCCGCGACGATCGGCACGGGCGCGAAGCTGCGCGGCCTGATCGCCAGCCGCTTTGCCGCGCGGTCCCACGCCCGGCTCCGCATTGGTCCCGACGCGCCTGCGGTGATTTTGTTCACCAGCGGATCGGAGGGGCTGCCCAAGGGCGTCGTCCTCACCCATCGCAACCTTCTGTCCAATTGCCGCCAACTCGCCGCGCGGATCGACTTTAATTCAGCCGATGTCGTGCTCAATGCCCTGCCAGTCTTCCACAGCTTCGGTCTGACCGGCGGCACCTTGCTGCCGATCTTCCATGGCGTAAAAACCCTGCTCTACCCCAGCCCGCTGCATTACCGGATCGTGCCCGCGCTGGCCTATGACGCCAATGCGACGATCCTGTTCGGCACCGACACCTTCCTGTCGGGCTATGCGCGGATGGCGCATGGCTATGATTTCTACTCGCTGCGCTACATCTTCGCAGGGGCCGAGCGGGTACGCGACGAAACGCGCAAGGCCTATGCCGAGAAATTCGGCCTGCGTATCCTTGAGGGCTATGGCGCGACCGAAGCGGGACCAGTCATCGCCGTCAACACGCCGATGCATTTTCGCGCAGGATCGGTCGGGCGCCTGCTTCCCGGCGTCGAAGCATGGCTCGACGAAGTGCCCGGTATCGCGGAGGGCGGACGCCTGTCGATCCGTGGCCCGAACATCATGGCGGGCTATATGAAGGCGGACGCCCCCGGCCTGTTGCAGCCGCCGTCAGAGGGGTGGCACGATACCGGCGATATCGTCACGATCGACGATCAGGGCTTCGTCACGATCCGGGGCCGCGCCAAGCGCTTCGCCAAGATCGGCGGCGAGATGATCTCCCTGCCCGCCGTGGAGGGCTATGCCGCCACCCTCTGGCCCGACGCGGACCATGCCGTCGTCACCCGCCCCGACCCGCGCAAAGGCGAACAGCTTGTCCTGTTCACCACCTGCAAGGATGCCAAGGCGAACGCGCTGCACGTTTGGGGCAAGGCCAATGGCGTCACGGAACTGGCGATCCCCCGCGAAATCCGGGTGCTGGACGCACTGCCGTTGCTGGGCACGGGCAAGATCGACTATGCGACCATGACGGAACAGGCGACGGCATAG
- a CDS encoding DUF2339 domain-containing protein, producing the protein MLVAFILLILGIMAFDAKKRLKALESRLAMLETERAVPDASSSNDAFHESAESRSSPARVVYTRPWADEAAPPAAAIPAPHEAEPADTQAPHAMEGQMDSGTEQREAPVHPEPAQSEPAQRQSAKPSFGFEELFGRRLPIWAGGVTLAVAGVLLVKYSIDAGLLSPLVRILMGLVFGGALIGGAELALRQEERVRDPRVRQSLAGAGLATLYASILAAHTLYALVGPTTAFIGLAAVTALAMGLALRFGAPSALLGLVGGLAAPALVNAGQPNIPLLSCYLALAIGGLCALSRTQRWMWLGVSALIGGAGWGAALLVMGALDMTASISVGLLLLALGIFLPLFAFSGTRGTIIRVGAAIVAAAQMAALVATGGFALLNWGLFGLLSIALVWLGGREKSLRPLSAVGLGVALLLAGAWTAPNAGQFTLVMLIMATIYGGGALWRLWRVGGSLVEAGQIAGLTLGGVAISMIHFYRPDASLDGGFGLLALAAAMLPAIAMALGWRNAGRRDDARFALLATITALLLVVAGGLGLFAWTLPIVIAIVATGLLLLAERADDQRVEWSSWAFAFSAIVGLVAGRDGEWQAIRLLGETAPTASFEPFLRWAIVALVAALFAWRARFIDEGKLVAQSAAIVLGYGALAQCLSSTTLPVVTALGLPLLAQAARRLRQNGLLPAFSTLSLILLLWAIWPMAEWSAQAFTSLLGEPMLASALPGLGESLRRLAIPALLLAIALWHAKGAIHPLACRASAVAASAMGGIALHIGYKQLFALSDMADVTRLALAERTVWEALLLAAAYAVWRFAGAQLAALVLLGVALGHSILYTLLLHNPLWYAQYVGVLPILNLLIPAFAIPFAALWMATRIHPDLAGKLARPADLLRMLVIILFATATLRHLFAGSILTIPGLGEMEDILRSVLALGLAIGFLLWGICTNSRDWRIASLLLMLAAVAKVFLFDASGLQGLLRIASFLALGFSLIGIGWLYNRVLRAPE; encoded by the coding sequence ATGCTGGTTGCTTTCATACTGCTGATCCTTGGCATCATGGCCTTCGACGCGAAGAAGCGCCTGAAGGCGCTCGAAAGCCGACTCGCCATGCTGGAAACAGAGCGGGCCGTGCCGGATGCATCGTCCTCAAACGATGCCTTCCACGAGAGCGCGGAATCCCGGTCATCGCCCGCCAGGGTGGTGTACACCAGACCCTGGGCAGATGAAGCTGCACCACCCGCCGCAGCGATCCCGGCTCCCCACGAAGCCGAACCTGCCGATACGCAAGCCCCGCACGCCATGGAAGGGCAGATGGATAGCGGCACGGAGCAGAGAGAGGCGCCCGTCCACCCTGAACCCGCTCAGTCCGAACCCGCTCAACGCCAGTCTGCCAAGCCCTCCTTCGGCTTCGAAGAGCTGTTTGGTCGCCGCCTGCCGATCTGGGCGGGCGGCGTGACGCTGGCCGTTGCTGGCGTGCTGCTCGTCAAATATTCAATCGACGCCGGGCTGCTGTCGCCACTGGTGCGTATCCTGATGGGCCTGGTGTTCGGCGGCGCGCTGATCGGCGGCGCGGAGCTTGCGTTGCGGCAGGAGGAGCGGGTGCGCGATCCGCGGGTGCGCCAGTCGCTGGCCGGCGCGGGCCTTGCGACCCTGTATGCAAGCATCCTCGCCGCCCACACCCTCTATGCTCTGGTCGGCCCGACGACCGCCTTTATCGGCCTGGCTGCTGTAACTGCATTGGCGATGGGGCTTGCGCTCCGCTTCGGTGCACCCAGCGCCCTGCTCGGACTGGTCGGCGGATTGGCAGCCCCGGCGCTTGTTAACGCGGGCCAGCCCAATATTCCGCTGCTTAGCTGCTATCTCGCCCTTGCGATCGGGGGCCTGTGCGCGCTGTCACGCACCCAGCGCTGGATGTGGCTGGGCGTGAGCGCGCTCATCGGCGGAGCGGGCTGGGGCGCGGCGTTACTCGTCATGGGTGCGCTGGACATGACGGCCTCCATCTCGGTGGGCCTGTTGCTGCTGGCATTAGGTATCTTTCTGCCCCTCTTCGCCTTCTCCGGTACGCGCGGCACGATCATCCGCGTTGGCGCCGCCATCGTCGCCGCCGCGCAGATGGCGGCTTTGGTCGCGACCGGCGGCTTTGCGCTGCTTAACTGGGGCCTTTTCGGCCTGCTCTCGATCGCGCTGGTCTGGCTCGGCGGTCGTGAAAAGAGCCTTCGCCCGCTGAGCGCTGTGGGCCTTGGCGTGGCGCTGCTGCTCGCGGGCGCCTGGACCGCACCCAATGCGGGACAGTTCACCCTCGTCATGCTCATTATGGCAACGATCTACGGCGGTGGCGCGCTCTGGCGCCTGTGGCGCGTGGGCGGCAGTCTGGTAGAGGCCGGGCAGATTGCCGGACTGACGCTGGGCGGCGTTGCCATCAGCATGATCCATTTCTATCGCCCGGATGCCAGCCTGGACGGCGGGTTCGGGCTGCTCGCCCTTGCCGCCGCCATGCTGCCCGCAATCGCCATGGCGCTGGGCTGGCGCAACGCCGGTCGCCGCGACGATGCGCGTTTTGCACTGTTGGCGACAATAACGGCCCTGCTGCTGGTTGTCGCCGGTGGTCTGGGGCTGTTCGCATGGACGCTGCCGATCGTGATCGCGATCGTGGCTACCGGACTGCTACTGCTTGCCGAACGCGCGGACGACCAGCGGGTCGAATGGAGCAGCTGGGCCTTTGCCTTCAGCGCGATCGTCGGGCTGGTCGCGGGCAGGGACGGGGAGTGGCAGGCCATCCGCCTGTTGGGTGAGACGGCGCCCACCGCATCGTTCGAGCCTTTTCTGCGCTGGGCGATCGTCGCTCTTGTGGCCGCCCTGTTCGCATGGCGCGCACGCTTTATTGATGAGGGCAAGCTGGTCGCTCAAAGCGCCGCCATAGTCCTCGGCTATGGCGCACTGGCGCAATGCCTGTCATCGACCACGCTCCCCGTGGTGACAGCGCTCGGCCTTCCCCTGCTGGCCCAAGCCGCCCGACGCCTGCGTCAAAACGGCCTCTTGCCAGCGTTCAGCACGCTCAGTCTGATCCTGTTGCTCTGGGCGATCTGGCCCATGGCGGAATGGAGCGCACAGGCTTTCACCTCTCTGCTCGGCGAACCCATGTTGGCCAGCGCGCTTCCCGGCCTTGGCGAAAGCCTGCGCCGCCTCGCCATACCGGCCTTGCTGCTGGCCATCGCCCTGTGGCATGCGAAGGGCGCCATTCATCCGCTGGCCTGCCGAGCCTCGGCCGTCGCAGCGAGCGCCATGGGCGGCATCGCCCTGCACATCGGCTACAAGCAATTGTTCGCGCTGTCGGACATGGCTGACGTAACCCGGCTGGCCTTGGCCGAACGGACAGTGTGGGAGGCTCTATTGCTGGCCGCCGCCTATGCCGTCTGGCGCTTTGCAGGTGCGCAGCTTGCGGCGCTGGTCCTGCTGGGCGTCGCTCTTGGGCACAGCATCCTTTATACGCTGCTGCTCCACAATCCGCTCTGGTACGCGCAATATGTCGGCGTCCTGCCCATCCTCAACCTGCTGATCCCTGCCTTCGCAATACCGTTCGCGGCGTTGTGGATGGCGACGCGCATCCATCCGGATCTTGCCGGAAAGCTCGCCCGACCGGCTGATCTGCTACGGATGCTGGTGATCATCCTGTTCGCCACCGCCACGCTGCGGCACCTGTTCGCAGGGTCCATCCTCACCATTCCGGGTCTTGGCGAAATGGAGGATATATTGCGCTCCGTGCTGGCGCTTGGCCTTGCGATCGGCTTCCTTCTATGGGGTATTTGCACCAATAGCCGGGACTGGCGCATCGCATCGCTGCTCTTGATGCTGGCGGCGGTCGCCAAGGTGTTCCTGTTCGATGCCTCCGGCCTTCAGGGGCTGCTCCGCATCGCGTCTTTCCTGGCGCTGGGCTTCAGCCTGATCGGGATCGGCTGGCTCTATAATCGCGTGCTGCGCGCACCTGAATAG
- a CDS encoding TetR/AcrR family transcriptional regulator, with amino-acid sequence MGRRSDHSRAELEALIVAEGHRHMAQVGFARFSSREVAKRIGYAVGTLYNVFGSYDRLIAAINTHTFTLWAQHLEALLASLPDDRIAALVEGYFSFAFENKNIWMAIYDHRLPPDIPQPDSYAEQRASLTAIVVREVAAILPEDAKAGAPRLARSLVATVHGHCTFALNGTFALLGETEPLEMAIARVKESLAAAGARL; translated from the coding sequence ATGGGACGGCGATCGGATCATAGCAGGGCAGAACTGGAGGCCCTGATCGTGGCGGAAGGACATCGTCATATGGCGCAGGTCGGCTTTGCCCGCTTTTCCTCGCGCGAAGTGGCGAAGCGGATCGGTTATGCGGTTGGCACCCTTTATAATGTGTTTGGCAGCTATGATCGCCTGATTGCCGCCATCAATACCCACACTTTTACCCTGTGGGCGCAACATCTGGAGGCCCTGCTGGCCTCCCTGCCAGATGACCGCATCGCGGCGCTGGTCGAGGGCTATTTCAGCTTCGCATTCGAAAACAAGAATATCTGGATGGCGATCTACGATCATCGCCTGCCGCCGGATATTCCCCAGCCGGACAGCTATGCCGAGCAGCGTGCCAGCCTGACTGCGATCGTGGTCAGGGAAGTCGCCGCGATTCTGCCTGAAGATGCAAAGGCGGGCGCTCCGCGTCTGGCGCGTTCGCTGGTCGCGACCGTCCACGGCCATTGCACCTTCGCGCTGAACGGCACCTTCGCCTTGCTGGGGGAAACCGAGCCACTTGAAATGGCGATTGCGCGGGTCAAGGAGTCGCTGGCAGCGGCCGGGGCAAGATTGTAG
- a CDS encoding sterol desaturase family protein translates to MASWFERLEKDLQSPIAVRRFGSGWFSGFFGLLLAIAGLCMVMALRWPDWFAMPELAMVREWGGLRPLVHFLLIGGYALALLSLLLRPRKAIGATALVIALLATLLGGAEVQPRETHDWGIFFGVDFFAVNMIATGLMFAPIERLFPRRAQQRLFRQEWREDLFYYLLSSMMVQLITFLALAPSGFINASTSGLADFRALVSSQPWPLQFVEVVLLTDLAQYWFHRAFHRFPFLWGFHAVHHSAKAMDWLAGARMHFFEIIALRGVTSLPLLTLGFLPSVMQAYIGFVYIYSSLLHANLRGDFNWLGHFVATPRFHHWHHAIEDVAVDKNFAIHFPFLDRLFGTHHLPKSAWPSGYGVPEKVPQGYWAQFAYPFRRGVSAPEAE, encoded by the coding sequence ATGGCAAGCTGGTTCGAGAGGCTGGAAAAAGACCTGCAATCGCCCATCGCGGTGCGGCGGTTTGGCAGCGGCTGGTTCTCCGGCTTTTTCGGGCTGCTGCTCGCCATTGCGGGTCTGTGCATGGTGATGGCGCTGCGCTGGCCGGACTGGTTCGCCATGCCCGAACTGGCCATGGTGCGCGAATGGGGCGGCTTGCGGCCGCTCGTCCATTTCCTGTTGATCGGGGGCTATGCGCTTGCGTTGCTCAGCCTGCTGCTGCGCCCGCGCAAGGCGATTGGCGCGACCGCGCTGGTCATCGCCCTGTTGGCGACCTTGCTGGGCGGTGCGGAAGTCCAGCCGCGTGAGACGCATGACTGGGGCATTTTCTTCGGCGTCGATTTCTTCGCGGTCAATATGATCGCGACGGGACTCATGTTCGCGCCGATCGAGCGGCTGTTCCCGCGACGGGCGCAACAACGTCTGTTTCGGCAGGAATGGCGGGAAGACCTGTTCTATTATCTGCTCAGTTCGATGATGGTCCAGCTCATCACTTTCCTCGCGCTCGCGCCATCAGGCTTCATCAACGCATCGACAAGCGGTCTTGCCGACTTCCGCGCGCTGGTGTCCAGCCAGCCCTGGCCGCTCCAGTTCGTTGAAGTCGTGTTGCTGACCGATCTGGCGCAATATTGGTTCCATCGCGCTTTTCACCGCTTTCCCTTCCTGTGGGGATTCCATGCGGTGCATCATTCGGCGAAAGCGATGGACTGGCTGGCAGGTGCGCGGATGCACTTTTTCGAGATTATCGCCCTGCGCGGCGTAACCTCCCTGCCGCTGCTGACGCTGGGTTTCTTGCCGTCGGTGATGCAGGCCTATATCGGTTTCGTCTATATCTACTCCTCGCTGCTGCACGCCAATCTGCGGGGAGACTTCAACTGGCTCGGCCACTTTGTCGCCACGCCGCGTTTTCACCATTGGCATCATGCAATCGAGGATGTGGCGGTGGACAAGAATTTCGCCATCCATTTCCCGTTTCTGGACCGTCTGTTCGGCACCCATCACTTGCCAAAGAGCGCATGGCCGAGCGGCTATGGCGTGCCGGAGAAGGTGCCGCAGGGTTATTGGGCGCAGTTCGCCTATCCGTTCCGCCGGGGCGTGAGCGCGCCTGAAGCGGAGTGA